The genomic stretch CCCCGGCACGCCGCGCACCGGCTTGGCGGCCCCCACGGGCAGCGAGACGTTCTACTCGGTGACCGTCCCCAGGGGGGTGACCAGCCTGACCATCAAGACCAGCGGCGGCACGGGCGACGCGGACCTGTACGTGCGCCAGGGCAACGCCCCCACGCTCACGGAATACGACTGCCGGCCCTCCATGGGCGGAAACGTCGAAGCGTGCACCGCCCAGTTCCCCGCCCCGGGCACGTACTACGTGATGCTTCGCGGCTCGTCCAGCTACGCGGGGGTCACCCTGTCCGCCGCGTTCGGCGGACCCCCGACCGCCCCCGCCAGCCTTACGGCCGCCGTGGAGACGCCCACGTCGGTCCTGCTGAACTGGGCGGACCGCAGCGTGAACGAAACGTCCTTCACCGTGTCGCGCCGGTCAATGACGGGCGCGACCACCTGGACAGCCTGGCATGACGTGGCCACCCCGGGGGCGAACGCCACCAGCGCCTCCACCGGCGGCCTGACCGGCGACAGCACGTACCAGTACCGCATCCGTTCCTGCGGCGCCGCGGGGTGCTCGGCATGGGCGGCTAGCGCGCCCATCACCATGCCCACCCCCGCGCCCGGGCGGCCGGCGGCCCCGACCGGCGCGGCGGCGGCGGCCGTGTCCAACACCCGCATCCGGGTAACGTGGACCGATGCCAGCAGCAGCGAAACGTCGTTCAACGTCGCGCGCCGCATGCAGAACTCGTTCGACGGCACCCTGGGGCCGTCGCAGATCGTCGGCAGCCCGGGCCCGAACGCCACCACCTACGCGGACAGCACGGTGACCGCGGGGCAGACGTACCGCTACTACGTCCGCGCCTGCAACGGCGCGGGATGCTCCACCTGGGCGTCCACGGCCAACGTTTCGGCCCCCATCATTCCCATGGCGCCCACCGGCGTCGCGGGCACGGTGGTTTCGGCCACGCAGGTGCAGGTTTCGTGGACCGACGCCAGCAGCACCGAAACGTCGTTCATCGTCTCGCGCCGGATGCTGAACCTGGACGGCACCTGGGCCGCGGCGCAGAAACTCGGCAGTCCCGCGGCGAACGCCACCAGCTTCGCGGACGGCACCGCGACGGGTGGAAAGACCTATCGCTACTACGTCCGCGCCTGCAACGAGCGCGGCTGCTCCGACTGGGGCGTCAGCGGCAACGTGGTGACCCCGGCCCCGTGACACGCGCCGGGTAAGATCCGCACGAAAGAACCCCCATGGACGGTGACCATGGGGGTTTTTCGTTCCCAAGAACGGGGAGCGTGCGCTCGCTGCCGTTCAGCGCGGTCAGCGCCCATCGGCGCCGGGCGGAAACACCGGCACTTGCGCCCGGCCGGATTGTCGACAGTTTCGTCCTGCCATCATGATCCCACACGCAGCCAGGAACGCATGACCACGGCCATCCCGCGCGGGGCACGCTCCGCCCACGTGTACGATCGCCTGCGCGACCTGATCGTCCGCGGGCGGCTGGCCCCGGGCGTGCGCGTGGTGGAGCAGGAGGTGGCGGAACGGATGGGCGTGGGGCGTACGCCGGTGCGCGAGGCGCTTCAGCTGCTGGTGAAGGAAGGGCTGCTGGCGGGGTCGGAGGGCGGCCGGCGGCAGCTTACGGTCGCCCCGCTGCGCGCCGACGACGTCGCGGAATTGTTCGGGCTGCTGGGCGACCTGGAGGCGGCGGCGGTCCGCGGGCTCCCCACGCTCGCGGACCCCGCCCGAACGGCGCTCGCCGCCGGCGCGCACACCGCCAACCAGGCATTCGGCCAAGTCGTCCGGAAGGTGCCGCTGGACCTGGAGGCCGCGTTCGTTACGCGCAAAGCCTTTCACGCCAGCTTCACCGATCCGCTGGCCGGGCCGCGGCTCGCGTGGCTCCTGTCGCTGGTGCGTCCGCAGGTAGACCGGTACGAGTGGTTCTATGGCGCGCTGCTGCAGGGCGCGCTGACCGTGGCGATCGCGGAGCACGACGCCGTCGTCCGCGCGCTGGAGGCCGGCGACGCAGCCGCCGCCGAGGCCGCCGTCCGCCAGAGCTGGAAGAACGCCAGCGCCCGCCTGGGCGGCGTCATCGACCGCATCGGCGAGCGCGGAAGCTGGTAGCCCGTCCTGGAGGGATCACGCCGGGGGCACCGTCGCCTGGTAGTACACGGCGCTGCCCAGGAGCGATGGACGGCGGGCGAGCACCTGCGCATCCGCCAGCCCCGCGCCGCGCATCAGGGCAAGGACGCGGTCTTCGGCGTTGTCCTTCAGGTGCCGGTCGGCGTGGATCAGGTGCGCGATGAACCCGCGCCCGCCGGACCCCGGACCGCCCAAATCCACCATGTGAAAGCGGCCGCCCGGCTTGAGCACGCGCCGCGCCTCGCGCAGCGCCGCTTCCTTCACCGTGCGTGGCAGGTGGTGGAACATGAACGAGGAGAGAACGCGGTCGAACGAGGCGTCGGCGTACGGAAGCTCGTCCGCATAGCCCTGGTCCGTGCGGATCGGCACGCCCGCGCGTTCCGCCTTGCGCCGCGCGATGGCGAGGGCGGCCGGGTCCGGGTCCAGCCCCACCACCTCCGCGCCGGGCTGGGCCTGCTTGACGCCCAGGAGCAGGCTCCCCGTCCCGCAGCCGATCTCCAGCACGCGGTCGCCGGTCCGCGAGGCGATCTGCTGCACCAGCACCCGCCGTGCGGCATCCGCCCCCAGCACCTTCGCCATCAGGTCGTACAGCGGCAGCCGCCAGTGCTTGCCCGCGGCGGGCACGTAGGGCCTGCTGGGACCATCCGCCATCATTCAATCTCCCGATCCGGGGCCGAGCGGAACACGCGGACCCGTATCTTTATCACGATCGTCATCCCACATCAACAGAAATCTCGCGAGTACCGGCGAGACTCTTGTCTCAGGATCAGGAATCCCGCGCGGTGCGCTACTCGTGGTTCACCGCACGGGCTGGCGCCGCGCCGGAACCTCTCCCTCGGTCGACACCAGGGCGCCACCCGCGATACAGCAGACCGATCAGGGCGGAGAAAGCCGTCCCGGCGATGGCTCCCGCGAACCCGAACCGCGCGGCGACCAGGATGGAATCCAGCCAGATAACCGAGGGCTGAAGGAACCCTCCGGCTTTCAGCGCGGCGAAAACCACCAGCGCACAGGGCCGATAAGGCGGCGCCCCACACCACGGCGTTGCCCACGACGCCGCGCAGCCGCCTGAAGATCGAATCGGTATTCATCATCGCCTCCTGGCCCGCCACTCGTCCTCGCAAGTGCTTCGGGCTCCGCGACGGCCGGTCAGTGCATCGATCGCGGATACACCCGCACGCGCGAGGGAAGGCAGCGCGGCGCACCGCCGCCGCCGGGTGCCAGCATGATCCCGCGGTCGTAGGTGGCGACGAGCACGCTGTCGCCGGCGGGTGACGCCGCGCTCACGGGCCACGCCCACTGCCGCTGGGGCCAGGGAGCAGCGTACAGCGGCGTGCGCGCGGCACCCTGCAGCCGGAAAACCTCCCGCGGCGTGCTCGCCAGGTACGCAGCCCCGAACGGCTCCAGCTGCACGAACGGAAAGTCGCCCTTCCCGGCGGCGCGCCAGGTGCGGCCCCCGTCGGCCGTCGCGAAGGCGCGGAACCCCACGTTGTGGATGTTGCCGCTGACCCAGCCGTGCCGCTCGTCGGTGAAGTACGCCGCCAGCGGCTGCTCCACGTACGGGGTCGCGGGGGACCCCGTGGCCCTGTGCAGCGTTTCTCCCGACCATCCCGTGCCGCTCCTGGACACGCGACGCACCGAACCCAGCCAGGAGAACAGCACCATGCCCCCGTCCGGGTACATCCATAGCTGCGCCACGCCGGCATCGGGCCACGTATCCGCCCGGGTCCAGGTGGCGCCGCGGTCGCGCGACAGGTAAACGAAGCCGTGGGGGCGCGTTCCCGCGAACTCGCCCGCGTAGAACGTGCGCGACACTTCCACCCGCCCGGCGCTCTCGTACTGCATTCCGCCGAATGCCGCCCACAGGCTGTCGCGCCGCACCACGCCCACCACGTCGTCGCCGTTCAGGCTCTCCACCGTGCGAGACGTCCCGGTCCGCGCGTCGAAGAGGACGTTGTCGCCGTGGCCGCTCCACAGCAGCAGCTCGTCCGGCCCGCGCACGGCGACGCCGCGGATGGAGAACGGCACGTCGCCCCGCCGGGCCCAGGTGCGGCCGTCGTCGTCGGAGGTGTAGACGTGGCTGGTCGTGGTGCCCCACAGCCACCCCCCTTCCCTGCGCACGTGCGCCAGGGCACGCGGCGGGTGCTCGCGCGTGAGGGGATACCCGTGGCGAACGCCCCTCTCATCCGCCTGGTACACGGCGCCCTGCTCGTCCAGCGCGTACAGGGCGCCGCCCTGCACCACCAGGTCCAGCGGCGTCGCCTGCACCCGCGCTCCCGCCACCACGCTGGGCCGCAGCGCCGCGTCGTACCGCAACA from Longimicrobium sp. encodes the following:
- a CDS encoding class I SAM-dependent methyltransferase, which codes for MMADGPSRPYVPAAGKHWRLPLYDLMAKVLGADAARRVLVQQIASRTGDRVLEIGCGTGSLLLGVKQAQPGAEVVGLDPDPAALAIARRKAERAGVPIRTDQGYADELPYADASFDRVLSSFMFHHLPRTVKEAALREARRVLKPGGRFHMVDLGGPGSGGRGFIAHLIHADRHLKDNAEDRVLALMRGAGLADAQVLARRPSLLGSAVYYQATVPPA
- a CDS encoding GntR family transcriptional regulator, which codes for MTTAIPRGARSAHVYDRLRDLIVRGRLAPGVRVVEQEVAERMGVGRTPVREALQLLVKEGLLAGSEGGRRQLTVAPLRADDVAELFGLLGDLEAAAVRGLPTLADPARTALAAGAHTANQAFGQVVRKVPLDLEAAFVTRKAFHASFTDPLAGPRLAWLLSLVRPQVDRYEWFYGALLQGALTVAIAEHDAVVRALEAGDAAAAEAAVRQSWKNASARLGGVIDRIGERGSW